A stretch of DNA from bacterium:
GTATTGCAGAGCCTCTTTAATTTTGCCTTTTGTAAACAGGAAATATCCGATGTTATTATTCACGAGCATATTATCAGGTTCGATTTTCTGAGCCTTAACAAATTCCGTATAACCTTCTTCAATATTCCCATTATTATAATATGCCCTTCCAAGGTTGATATGGGGTCTGGACTTCAAAGGCGATTTTTTTGCCGCATCAGCCCACAGACTTATCTCGTTCTTCCATACCATGTTCCGTTGAAATGATAAAACTGAAAAAATCCCGATAATCACAATGAAGATGATACCGGTAGCCTTTTTACTTCTCTCCCAGATCAGGTCGTACAATGTACTGACAAAAAACAAACTGAATCCGAACATAGGTAAATAGAGCCTGTGTTCAAACATGACATTAGCCAGTGGTTTGAAACTCGATTCAATCGAAAGAGTAAGAAAAAACCATAGAATTCCGATAGACGCAAGCCGTTTACGGGGATAAATCCATACAGCGTATATAAAGAGAGCAGTCAGAAAGAGAAAACCTGATACAGTTGCAGCTCCGAAAAAGCTGAGTGAAGCCGGGATATCGTGATCGATGTTCTGGTGAATGGGAATGAATAACAACCTGATATAAGATACTATGACTCTGAACTGAGTAAAGAGATAAATCCTGCTTGTCAGGAGCGGATCGTTCGGCCTGTTCGAGATGACAGGTTCAAAAACAAAGAATATATTTCTATATGATATGAATAGAAGAATGGGTATTAAAACCAGGAACAATAGAACAGGCAGAATATAATACACCGTTTTTTTGCTTGTGATTATTTGTTTAAAGTCTCCTGTATGGAAAAAACCCATCTCAAACAGTATGAGGGCGAATGGCAAGGTAAAAATAATCTCTTTCGTAAATAATCCCGAAAACGCTGCCAGTACTGAAAGCAAGAAAAACAGGATTCGTGCATGTCCATACTGAATTAACCTGGCCTTGATGTAGAAACAGAGCGTCAGGAGATAAAACAGTGTGGCAAGGGAAGCAAATCTCTGTGCGATATAAGTGACCGCCTGAGTCTGCATCGGGTGCGAAACGAACAGGAGCGCACATGCCAGAGCAATAAATTCTTTGTTTTTACTGATTGTTTTCTTGCACATCACCGGGGTAGACAGCAGAAGCATGACCAGCCACCATACACAGACCGAATCAAGGAGGTGCAAGAGAAGGTTGACAACATGATATCCGAAGACATTCGTGTTACTGAAATGGTAATTCAGGGCAAATGATAAAAAACCGAGGAAACGGAATTTTCCATGAAGAGGATTGTTCCAGATGGTATGAATGTCATACAAATTATAAATAGCGTTATTATTGACTATGGTATGGAAATCATCGAAATGAAACGAAGCCGTCATGCTGTCTGAATAGATGATAATACCGAGAACACATACGATCAGAAGAGAATACAGAGGAGAAATGCTATATGAATGAGATTTCGGAGAGTCATGCTGTTGAGCTGTTTTACTATGTTTTTTTTTAGTGACCATGTATCCGGTTTTTTTTTAAGGTATTGATCCCGCAGTAACCAGTCATCATGAATGGTATTGTCGTTCATATGACCCGTATTTGAAATATAAAACATGACTCATAAAAGTCAAAACATATAGTTATATCACCTCTAACCGATCCTTTTTTATGGTGTTTTTTAAGGTTGTTAACGATGAATAATCACGATCCATGAACCGGGATTATTCATCCGCATCGATAATAAGGACGATAAAAAATTGTCCCTGCCACGGTTAATACAAAAATATGACTCACATTGAGTGTATATCTATGCCCAAAAATACCAGAAGATAAATCAGGCTGATTATTATCCCCTTTTCGCTGATGACCGGTCAATGGTTTTTTGCAGAATCCGAAGGAAATTTCCGCCCCAGACCTTCCTGATTTCCTCTTCCGACATGCCGGAAGACAGCATGCTGCGTGTGAGACTCGCAAGCTGTGACACTTCGGGTACCACCGGTATTGTGGTACCCAGACCGTCATAATCGGTGCCGATAGCAACATGATCGAAGCCTGCCAGATCACCGACATAGCAGATATGCTCGACTACCCGGTCAATGGTTGCCTTCTTCGGATCGGGATCGATGAACTGTGGAGCGAAAGCAATCCCCATGACTCCGCCTGCCGAGGCAAGCGCTTTGATCTGGTCGTCAGTCATGCACCGGGCGTGCTGGCAGAGTGCAAAGACAGCGGTGTGAGACAAGATCGGCGGCAGGGTAGATTGCTCGAGGACATCATAAAATGCTTTATCGTTGATATGCGACAGATCGGTGACCATGCCAAGCTCGTTGCTTGCCTTGAGAACATCCATGCCGAATGAAGTCAGGCCTCCTGCGTTTTTACGGTCTTCCTCACGTTCTTCGGGAGTGCAGGGACGATAGAGGCTCGGAGTTCCCTGCATGAAAGTCGGTTCGGCGCCGCCTTCACCATGAGTGATGCCCGCCAGCCT
This window harbors:
- a CDS encoding tetratricopeptide repeat protein, translated to MTASFHFDDFHTIVNNNAIYNLYDIHTIWNNPLHGKFRFLGFLSFALNYHFSNTNVFGYHVVNLLLHLLDSVCVWWLVMLLLSTPVMCKKTISKNKEFIALACALLFVSHPMQTQAVTYIAQRFASLATLFYLLTLCFYIKARLIQYGHARILFFLLSVLAAFSGLFTKEIIFTLPFALILFEMGFFHTGDFKQIITSKKTVYYILPVLLFLVLIPILLFISYRNIFFVFEPVISNRPNDPLLTSRIYLFTQFRVIVSYIRLLFIPIHQNIDHDIPASLSFFGAATVSGFLFLTALFIYAVWIYPRKRLASIGILWFFLTLSIESSFKPLANVMFEHRLYLPMFGFSLFFVSTLYDLIWERSKKATGIIFIVIIGIFSVLSFQRNMVWKNEISLWADAAKKSPLKSRPHINLGRAYYNNGNIEEGYTEFVKAQKIEPDNMLVNNNIGYFLFTKGKIKEALQYYEKASSMKVHDGTYMYSADIAVNYGAALVMDGQYEKGLEMYLSAIGMNRENIVKLRNVADYLAQNGKLDVAVTFYTGLLSFVPDDLEVIKKIVPIMLQRGNNEESLAILSKALKLRPDSSELQTLTGHTLYNLGRAEEAVDHYREAVRLNPDDINAHMGIARCLKELGKTDEADKELSRASELMRKTQLSGPK
- a CDS encoding dipeptidase, which gives rise to MKTRREFLKKTAAGGIAGIVATGIAPVYAKEVRVKKEGVTMEQARKLHETLLIIDGHNDTPVERVARKENPLNWKQRDPSYHTDIPRMKEGGYDVGFFIVGNGPTANVWVTSERILEQIDLYPDDLLQVFSSNDAVRASKSGKIGVMMSIEGIGRWLDGNVDTLRLLYRLGVRLAGITHGEGGAEPTFMQGTPSLYRPCTPEEREEDRKNAGGLTSFGMDVLKASNELGMVTDLSHINDKAFYDVLEQSTLPPILSHTAVFALCQHARCMTDDQIKALASAGGVMGIAFAPQFIDPDPKKATIDRVVEHICYVGDLAGFDHVAIGTDYDGLGTTIPVVPEVSQLASLTRSMLSSGMSEEEIRKVWGGNFLRILQKTIDRSSAKRG